In Sorghum bicolor cultivar BTx623 chromosome 8, Sorghum_bicolor_NCBIv3, whole genome shotgun sequence, one genomic interval encodes:
- the LOC8079894 gene encoding myb-related protein Zm38, with product MGRSPCCEKAHTNKGAWTKEEDQRLVAYIKAHGEGCWRSLPKAAGLLRCGKSCRLRWINYLRPDLKRGNFTQEEDELIIKLHQILGNKWSLIAGRLPGRTDNEIKNYWNTHIKRKLIARGIDPRTHQPASAGAVAPAPGAAASAAAPSSHRQHGDDKAAAVVRSSGCSSRDSSGDDDSTSGSSVPHQHQLVVGGIDLNLSLSPPTSQPSSPAAAN from the exons aTGGGGAGGTCGCCGTGCTGCGAGAAGGCGCACACGAACAAGGGCGCGTGGACAAAGGAGGAGGACCAGAGGCTCGTCGCCTACATCAAGGCGCACGGCGAAGGCTGCTGGAGGTCGCTACCCAAGGCGGCGGGCCTGCTGCGCTGCGGCAAGAGCTGCCGCCTCCGGTGGATCAACTACCTCCGCCCCGACCTCAAGCGCGGCAACTTCACCCAGGAGGAAGACGAACTCATCATCAAGCTCCACCAGATCCTCGGAAACAA GTGGTCGCTGATCGCCGGGCGGCTGCCGGGGCGGACGGACAACGAGATCAAGAACTACTGGAACACGCACATCAAGCGCAAGCTCATCGCCCGCGGCATCGACCCACGGACGCACCAGCCGGCGAGTGCAGGCGCCGTTGCTCCCGCCCCCGGCGCCGCCGCTTCCGCCGCCGCGCCAAGCAGCCATCGCCAGCATGGCGACGAcaaggcggcggcggtggtgcggTCCAGCGGCTGCAGCTCGCGAGACAGCAGCGGTGACGATGACAGCACGTCCGGGTCGTCCGTGCCGCACCAGCACCAGCTTGTCGTCGGCGGCATCGACCTCAACCTGTCGCTAAGCCCGCCGACGAGCCAACCGTCATCGCCGGCCGCCGCCAACTAG